In the Cylindrospermopsis raciborskii Cr2010 genome, ACGTGTTATTGGTGGGAGAAACACGAGATGGGGAAACTGCGAAAACTGCAATTGAAGCAGCACTAACCGGACATCTAGTATTCACTACCTTGCATACTATAGATGCTGCAGGAGCGATCGCCCGCTTGCTAGAAATGGGTATTGAACCATTTATGATTTCTAGTTCTCTAATTGGTGTATTAGCCCAGAGGTTAGTGCGTAGACTGTGTCCCACATGTCGAATTCCCTATACTCCTACAGTTCAAGAACTAGGGAGATATGGTTTATCCCTAGCGCAAGAAGGCAATGTCATTTTCTATAAAGCTAATACCATATCATCAGAACTAATAGGAAAAAGCCCAAATAAAATCAAAATTTGTCCTAACTGTTATGGTACTGGCTACAAAGGGCGTTGTGGAGTGTATGAAGTTATGACAATTACGCAAAAAATACAAAGTTTAATTAATCAAGAAGCTGACACAGCCAAAATTAAAGAAGCAGCTTTAGAAGAGGGAATGATAACCCTATTGGGTTATAGTCTCAATCTAGTTCGTCAAGGTATAACGACCTTAGAAGAAGTGGAGCGGGTGGTATATACAGATAGGGAATTAAAAGTCTCACGACAGAATAGTCTCACATGTCAATGTTGTGATGCTACCCTAAAACCAGAGTGGTTAGATTGTCCTTATTGTTTGACCCCCAGATTAATTAATTAAGAAATCTCCTATTATATATGGAATACACAATTCAAGAACTGCTGCAAAATTTAGTAGATATGGGTGGTTCAGACCTGCATCTATCTGCAAGTTTAAGACCCTATTTTCGCATTGGTGGAAAACTGACTCCTATAGGTAATGAGATATTAACACCAAATGAATGTGAAAGACTGATTTTTAGTATGTTGAATAATGACCAGCGTCACAGGTTAGAAAAAACCTGGGAGTTAGATTGTTCTTATGAAATAAAAGCTCTAGCACGTTTTCGAGTTAACGTCTATAAAGAAAGGGGCAATTATGCAGCTTGTTTACGAGTTTTAAGTTATAAAATTCCCAATTTTCAAGAGTTAGGTTTGCCCAATATTGTTCGAGAAATAGCAGAAAAACCCAGAGGACTAGTTCTTGTTACAGGTCCCACCGGTTCTGGTAAAACCACTACCCTAGCTGCAATGATTGATTTAATCAACCAAAATCGAGCTGAACATATTCTAACCATAGAAGACCCAATAGAATTTGTGCATGAGCCAATTAAAAGTTTAATCCACCAACGGCAATTAGGTGAAGATACACGGAGTTTTGCCAATGCTTTAAAAGCAGCTTTACGAGAAGATCCAGATATTATTCTCGTGGGTGAAATGCGGGACCTAGAAACGATTTCTTTAGCTATTTCCGCTGCGGAAACAGGTCATTTGGTCTTAGCCACATTACATACTAATTCAGCAGCACAGACGATTGATAGAATCATTGATGTTTTTCCTGCAGAACGACAAATGCAAATTAGAGTACAATTATCTAACTCCCTATTGGCAGTTTTCAGTCAAATCCTAGTCCCTAGAAAAACCGTTAGACCAGGTGGATCTAGTCGGGTGATGGCACAGGAAATTATGATAGTTACTCCAGCAATTGCTAACTTAATAAGGGAAGGAAAAATAGCCCAGATATATTCCTTTATTCAAACAGGAAGTAAATTGGGAATGCAAACCTTAGAAAAAGCCCTATATGAGCTATTTAAAGCTGGTCTTATTTCTCAAGAACTAGCACTTTCTAAGACATCTAGACCGGATGAAGTGCAACGGTTAATTGGTATTTTGTAATCGGTATTTTGTAATTACTAAAAATCTCCTACCTAGAAAACTATGGATATTTACATTGCTGTTGTTCAAAACTCTCAAGGTAAAACCAAAACCCAGAAATTAATGGCTAATTCCCTAACTGAAGCACAAAATAAACTCCGCTGTCAGGGACTAATGGTGAAAGCTCTCAATAAATACTCAAAATCATCCATCAAAAAATCTCCTAGATTAAACTCACATTTATATTGGCAAAAGTTCCAGGACTATTTTTCCCATTACTTAGTGAGGGTAACAGTCCAAGATAAGGCGATTTTTTCCCGGCAATTTGCCACCTTAGTTAATTCAGGGGTGACAATCATAAAATCTTTGGATATTATTTCTCTACAGTGTCCTAACCCCAAATTGAAAAAAGCCCTAAATCAAATATCTACGGATATTAAAACAGGAATAAATCTTTCCGATTCCATGAAAAAGCACCCCGATTGTTTCGATGCTTTATATATTAGTATGGTGCAAGCTGGAGAAGCAGGAGGAGTGCTTGATGATGTTTTACATCGATTGGCTAAATTATTAGAAGACCTGGCTAAACTACAAAATCAAATTAAATCTGCTCTCTCCTATCCTATATTTGTAGGTTGTTTCGCCATAGCTATTGCTTTGGCAATGACAATTTTTATCATCCCCATTTTCGCCAATGTTTTTAAAAACATGGGAGTAGAATTACCAATAATCACAAAAATTTTAATCAGTTTTAGTCAAACTTTAAATAGCTGGGGTTTTCTGGTAATAATTACACTAATAATTATGGGATTACTTGCTATTCAACAATATTATAAAACCAATGGGGGCAAACTAAAGATTGATTGGCTATTTTTAAAAATTCCCCTACTGGGAAAATTAATGCAAAAGTCTTTTGTGGCTAAATTCAGCAGAACCTTTGCCTCCTTGATTCGTTCTGGAGTACCCATGATCACTAGTTTAGCAATAGTCAAAAACACATCGGGAAATCAGGTCATTGCTAATGCTATTGATTATGCTAGGAAAGACCTAGAAAAAGGGGGTATGCTCAGTCAATCTCTGAATAAAAGCGGGGTGTTTCCACAAATGGCAATTCAAATGATGATAATTGGGGAAGAAACCGGGGAACTAGATGAAATGCTAATGAAAATTGCGGATTTTTATGAACATGAAGTGGAGCAAACTATCAAATCAATTCTCAGTATATTGGAACCAATCATGATTGTACTCTTGGGAGGGATGGTAGCGACAATTTTGCTGGCTATGTACTTGCCAATGTTTAGAATGTTTGAAAACATAGGATAGCCAGTACATTTACCCATCTCCCCACTTTCTAGCGAACAAACTGAGGCATAACTTCTGCTGCGGTAAACAAACCGTAAATACCTTTTTTGTGGAATTGATACCCTGCTTTCAAGTAACCAAAAGCAGGTCCACATACATTAGCCGCCATACTAGTCTCATCCCCTAATGTAAAGGTATGAGTAGAAATTCTGCCCTCAAAAGTGCGTCCAGTAATTTTGACATTAGTACTAAGGGGCTTTTTCGGGTTACGAGTATCAACCACACCACCCACTGTCACCCTATCCCGTGGACATATACCAGCAATTTCTAGCATTACATCATCAGCATGTTCCATATTTTCTAGGGTTAGCACTCCATTAGTTTTGTCTAGTAGTGCTTCTACTTCCTCGTCGGTCATTCCTCTGGCAATTTCTACGTTATAACCAGGTATGTGCGCGATATCTTCCCTAATAGTAGCGCGGTAAGCTTCCCAATTAGCAATACCTACACCAAAAGTAATTTCTACCTTATGAATTTCAGCATAGCTTTGAGCTGCTAAAGCAGCAGCAGCAGTTAAAAGTCCAGGAGTTGCTCCACAACCGGTCATATAGGTAATTTGCGCCATCTCCAGTTCTTTTTTCATGGCAAGAAGCTGCTCTACTGCACTGGTGCGTTTAATAGCATCCACCAACACACCTTGCCAACCAGCAGTGATAAATTGTTGGGTCACTTTGGGGATAAAATCATTAGGAAGGTTAGGTAAAGCCAGAAAATAGGCATCCACCCCTGGAGCATTAGCAATTAAATCCTTAATGCTGTGATTACTTAAATTACCATGGGACTGCAAGTAACCAACGGATCCCTGTTGTTGATAAGTGGTAATGGCGAAGTTTGTGTTTAAACCAACTGTTGAGTAGGCGTAGCCTTTTTGATCTGCAACTGCTACTAGAAGCATTTCCCGTTTCCCAGACAGAACTTTAGCTGCTGCTTGTCCAAGTCCGCCAAAGCCCAATACTCCAATGCGAAGAGGTTGACTAGTAATTCCTGTATTCATCGTGGTTTTTGTATCTTGGGTCATGGTTAATTATGCTTCATTTTATCGGTTATTCATAAATATTTTTTGGGAATTTCTCCGGAGATGTCTCTTTAATTGTTGTAACTCTGCCTAGTAAGTTATCGTAAAGTCTCAACAATCACCAAATCTCTAAGATGAGTGATTCTACAGACAGCTAATTAGTACATATCTACCATGTTGAAGATCCATGAGCAATTATCACCCCTGTCCTAAAAACCCTTTGACAATTCATACCAGTAATGGACAAATCAGAAATTCCAGTCTGTGCGACTTCTGCTGGAATGAATACTGCTTTTGCTGGTCAAATTACTGTATAGATGAGTGGCTTGAATTACAAAATAAGTATATGCAACGGCGGTTACAACAAAAAACATCAAACATAAAAACGTAAAAAATACAAACCTTCAAATAAGTCAATTTTTGTTAACTCACCTTGTCAAGTTATGTAAGTAAACTTGATAAAGAGTTTGCACTCTTTGTAAATGGGTGGGTGGAATTAAATATAAGATGAACGTAGGTTGCAACACCCCCACGGGTCTCGTTACTTGACCCATCCTACAAATAATTGTGCCTCCCTACTTAAAGGCAAAATAATGAATTTACGGCAGATATATTGCAACAAAACAGGAGTGATTAAGTGAATATGGAAGGATTATTTCAGCGAACGGGAGTTATGCGGCAACATTTATTAAATTTATATCAAACTACTATAGCCTTGCCATGGATCCCTTCTGATTTATTACCACAAGTCTTTAAAGAGCTGCATACCACATTGAAAATGTTGCTTGGAGCTATAGATGAACTTCATCAACAAAATGAAGAATTTGTACAAACTCGTAATTTAGTAGAAATAGAACGTCAACACTATCAGGAATTATTTGAGTATTTACCAGTAGGTTATTTACACACTAACCTCCAGGGAATAATTGAAGATGCTAACCAAGAAGCAGGAAGATTATTGAATATTAGTCAAAAATTTCTAGTTGGTAAACCCCTAATTAGTTTTATTGTTCAGGAATGCCAACAGTATTTTTGTCGTGAACTTATTGAATTATCTAAATCCGATCAAGTTAGACAATTGTTTTTAGTTTTGAAACCGCGTTATGTTAGTTCTTTTGATGCCTGTTTAATAGTTAGATCTTGCTTCAATTTACATAGCAATCAAAGGAATTTATACTGGCTAATTCAAAAATCATCTACATCAAGAACTGTGGAAATGACAGCAATTGATATGCACCAAGAAATATTACAAGATCGCCAAGTGCATAAATATTCTAAAAGGGATAATATTCCCTTAAGTAATACATACTTTGGATACGTCCTACAGGGTTTGGTGAAACTGAGTACATTAAGTCAAACAGGTACAGAAATTCTCATAGGTTTGGCAACCTCAGGAATGGTTTTTGGTTCCACTATGACCAATCTACCACTTTACGAAGCTACAGCTATTTCTGATGTTGAGCTAGTCCTAATTTATGTATCGGAAATGCGAGCTATTCCTAATTTGAATCAAATGCTGTCACCAAAAATTAAACAGCGATTACAACAAACAGAGTCTTTTTTATTTATCATTAGTCATTATAATGTGGAGGATAGATTAAGCAGTTTATTAGAAATGTTAAAACTAGAACTTGGCGAACCAGTAGTAGAAGGAACAAGGTTACTTTTTCGCCTAACTCACGAGGATATTGCCACTGCTTGTAATTCCACAAGAGTAACCATTACTCGCTTACTCAACAAACTACAGAAACAGGGTAAAATAAAATACGATGCTAATAATCATATTATAATTTGCGGTCCACAATGATGAAAGGTAGCGTTCTTTGCTGCACCAACTTACTTATTCCAGAAACCTGAACTAGCTCCCAACCTTGATGAAATATTTCGTCAATCGGTACCATTTCTCCTTGGGTGGTCATAAATTTGTGATCCTTAGTTGCTCTGATTGTTGAACCGTCGTCTAAACAGTATTCGTATAAATCCTGCACCCCTCTATCATGCCATTGACCGATAGGTTGGGTGTAGACGTTACCACTCTCGTTCAGACTAAATACTGTACAGACCATTTGCTTATCCACAATTTCTCCAATGGGCACAAATCCATACTCCAGGGTTAAAACTTCCGTTTCATAACTTAAACAATACTCAGCGAATTTTAACATATCCGCAAATAATTGTTCAGCAACTTGTTTTTTGACCCCGTTTTTTGTTGCTCCATCAATAAATTTTTCCTGCTGTTTTTGCATTTCTGCTACCTTCTTTTTCCCCATGGCCCGACGTAGCAGATCCGCTTGTCCGAGAGAGTAACCAGCCATATCTTGAGCAATTTTCATAATCTGCTCTTGATAGACCATAATTCCGTAGGTTTCATTTAGTATGGGCTGTAAAATCTGGGATTCGTAATCAATAGATTCCCGACCATGTTTACGATTAATAAACTTAGGAATCAACCCAGCATCTAGGGGACCGGGTCTATATAGAGCTAAAATTGAAGAGATATCTTCAATATTGGAGGGTTTTAGATCTCTAACAATTTGTTTCATTCCCGAAGATTCTAATTGAAATACACCCTCTAAATCTCCTGATTCCAGCAGAGAATAGGCTTGAGCTACATCTTTAGGTAAGGTGCTATATTCACCTTTAGCTAGGATCTTTTGAGCTTTTCTTTCTTGACGGGTAATATCATCTGGATCTATTGTATAACCTCGGTTTTGTTCAATTAAATCTATAGTTTTTTGAATTAGGGTCAGATTTCTCAGACCCAAAAAGTCCATTTTCAACAAGCCCAGAGACTCCAAATCCTCCATAAAATATTGAGTAATAACCGAACCATCATTGTTCTTCTGCAATGGCACAATTTCATCTAATGGCTCGGAGGAAATTACCACTCCTGCTGCATGAACACCGAAGGTTTTGTTAGTTCCCTCAATGCGCATAGCCATATCTATCCAACGACGAACATGCTGTTCCTTATCATATTTGGCCTTGAATTCTGGTTCTGGAGTTTCATCGGAAATCATTACCTTAAGTTTTGTGGGTTTTCCCCTGACTACAGGAATCATCTTGGCCATTTTGTCTGCTTCACCATAGGGGATATCTAATACCCTGGCTACATCTTTCAGGACTGCTTTTGATGTTAAGCGGTTAAAAGTAATGATTTGGGCAACCTTATCCACACCATATTTTTCTGTTACATAACTAATGACTTGATCCCGTTTTTCAATACAAAAGTCTGTATCAATATCAGGCATAGATTTGCGCTCTGGGTTCAAAAACCGCTCAAATAGTAGTCCGTGATGTACGGGATCAATATTGGTAATTCCCATAGCATAAGCCACCAATGAACCAGCTGCTGACCCTCGACCTGGACCTACAGGAATGTTATGATCTCGGGCAAATTTAATGTAGTCCCAAACCACTAAAAAGTAGCTGGAAAAACCCATTTGCTCAATCATTTTTAGTTCATATTCTAGTCTTTCTTTGTATACAGTATCCACCTCATTACGAGATTTACGATTTAATCTTTTTAATAGTCCTTGCCAAGCTACTTCTTCTGTATAAGTATCCGGTGTGTGTCCTGTGGGAATGGGTGGTGCAGGAATTTTGGGTTCGTCCATAATATTATAGACTTCCACTTTCTCTGCTACTTCTGTTGTGGTAGCAATGGCTTCAGCAATTACATCATCTGTCAGGTGATCTCGAAATAGTAACTGCATTTCTTGAGTGGATTTTAGGTACTCAGTACCGCTATACCGCATTCGCTTATCATCTGCAATTAGTTTACCAGTTTGAATACAAAGTAGGGCATCATGGGCTTCTACGTCAAAACAGGATATGTAATGGGAATCATTGGTGGCAATAAATTTAATGTCTAGTTCTCGGGCAATTTTTACAAGTTCTACATTGACAATTCTATCTTCCTGAGAGCCATGATCTTGAATTTCTAAATAAAAGTCTTCTCCAAATACTTCTTTATACCAGGTGGCAACTTTTCTTGCTTTCTCTAATTTCCCTCCCAGTACTGCTTGGGGAATTTCTCCTGCTAAACAAGCGCTCGTTACTATTAGACCTTCTTTATGTTCTTTGAGCAAGTCTTTATTAATACAAGGACGAGAAAAAATTCCTTTTCCCTGGGTTCCTTTTAGATGAGAAATGGTGGTTAGTTTGACTAGGTTTTTATAACCTTTGGTGTTTTTTGCCAACACAACTTGATGGTATCTCGCACGACGTTCTTGTTTTTCAATGTCTCCGTTGATGATATACATCTCGTTACCTATTATTGGCTTGAATCCTGGTTTGCTACGACAGATTTTAATTAGCTCTATCGCTCCATACATTACGCCATGGTCTGTCAATGCTAAACTGTTCATCCCTAGGGCGATCGCTTGCTCTACTAACTCTGGTATTTGACTAGCGCCGTCTAGTAAACTGTAGTCACTATGAAGGTGTAAAGGTACAAAGGACATAAAATAAATTTATATTAGTTGAAGTTAGTTTAACTTGGTTAAAGTTAATTATTGAGGTTCCTATTATAGCCTTTTTCACAATTATTGCCACCCGGTAAAAAACTAAAAAAACTCAACTATAGGGGGAAGATGCGCACGCCATCACTAGTTTCAAAGACAAACAGATTGTTTAAATCCAAACATATTTTTAATTTTTCTCCGGGGTGTAAATGTCTATCTCTCTCTACCTGCATGTTAATCAACCCGGGACAACTAGGTAACTCCACACGAATCAATATTTCCTTTCCTAAAGGTTCTACAACCTTCACTTCTACCCATAGTTCTCCTGGTTCTTTCAGTATATTCTGGGAATCAGTTTCTTGACAAATTATACGAATATGCTCTGGACGAATACCTAAGTGATAATTTTGTCCAGGATAAACTGCGCTAACAACTGCAATCTGATTGGGAATAGCTAATAACTGTCCACCCACATCAAACATATCCTCTTTCACTGTAGCAGGTATAATGTTCATGGGTGGATTACCCAAAAAAGTCGCTACCATCTGATTTGCGGGTAGGCCATATATGCTCTGAGGATCCCCAATTTGTTGAATTTTGCCCCGATTTAAGACTACAATTTTGTCCGCTAAGGTCATTGCTTCCACCTGGTCATGGGTAACATAAATGGTGGTAATCTTCAATTTTTGATGTAATTGTTTTAACTCGGTTCTCGTATCATCCCGTAACTGCGTATCCAGATTAGACAAGGGTTCATCCAGTAAAAATACTTGAGGTTGACGGGCGATCGCCCTGCCTAATGCTACTCTTTGTTGTTGACCCCCGGATAATTGCTTTGGTTTTCTGTCTAGAAGATGTTCTAAGGAGAGGGCCTTAGCAACGGACATGATCCTAGATTGAATAGTTTTGCGGTCAACCTGGCGCATTTCCAGACCGAAAGCTATATTCTCAGCAACGGTTTTATGAGGATAAAGGGCGTAATTTTGAAACACCATCGCCACATCCCGGGATCTAGCTGGTATATTATTAACCAGGCGATCGCCTATATATAAACTACCTGAAGTTATGGTTTCTAGGCCTGCAATAGTTCTCAGAATGGTGGATTTGCCACATCCTGAAGGACCAACCAACACCCAGAACTCACCATCTGGAACTTCAAAGGAAATATTCTCAATTGCTGTAACTTTGTCAAATTTCCGTTTGACATCATCCAAAACAACTTTAGCCATGCCTTCATTTCCTCACTTTATATTTTCTATGATATTATATGTACCTAACCGATGGATGGCAAAATTGACCACCAACATCCAAATCTCAAATTTTAATATCTAATTAATTTAATGCAATTCCAAATAAGAGAATCCAGATCTATACTAGCTTCTTCTTTATTATTAATTGCCCCATTTTTCCTTTGGGGTACGGCAATGGTAGCTATGAAAGGAGTAATTCCCCATACCACACCTCTATTTATGGCAGGTGTGCGTTTAGTGCCAGCAGGAGTGCTTATTTTAATAGTCGGTGCATTTATGGGTAGACATCAACCTAAAGGATGGTTAGCATGGTTATGGATTGGATTATTTGCCGTGGTTGATGGCACCCTATTCCAAGGTTTTCTGGCGGAGGGGTTAGCTAGAACCACTGCGGGTTTGGGTTCTGTAATGATTGATTCCCAACCTTTAGCTGTTGCTCTATTATCATGGTGGTTGTTTCAAGAACGTATTGGTCTATGGGGATGGTTAGGACTGGCATTAGGAGTGATTGGTATCAGTTTAATTGGGTTACCCCAGGAGTGGATCTGGCATTTTATTCACTCAGGTGTGGTGACCAATAGTACCAACAATAATTTGTTTGATAATTCATTACCCTTATTTGCTAGTGGCGAATGGTTAATGTTACTGGCAGCTTTATCCATGGCACTGGGAACAATATTAATTCGTTTTGTTAGTAAATATACTGACCCTGTAATAGCTACCGGATGGCACATGATTTTGGGAG is a window encoding:
- a CDS encoding type IV pilus twitching motility protein PilT: MEYTIQELLQNLVDMGGSDLHLSASLRPYFRIGGKLTPIGNEILTPNECERLIFSMLNNDQRHRLEKTWELDCSYEIKALARFRVNVYKERGNYAACLRVLSYKIPNFQELGLPNIVREIAEKPRGLVLVTGPTGSGKTTTLAAMIDLINQNRAEHILTIEDPIEFVHEPIKSLIHQRQLGEDTRSFANALKAALREDPDIILVGEMRDLETISLAISAAETGHLVLATLHTNSAAQTIDRIIDVFPAERQMQIRVQLSNSLLAVFSQILVPRKTVRPGGSSRVMAQEIMIVTPAIANLIREGKIAQIYSFIQTGSKLGMQTLEKALYELFKAGLISQELALSKTSRPDEVQRLIGIL
- a CDS encoding type II secretion system F family protein — translated: MDIYIAVVQNSQGKTKTQKLMANSLTEAQNKLRCQGLMVKALNKYSKSSIKKSPRLNSHLYWQKFQDYFSHYLVRVTVQDKAIFSRQFATLVNSGVTIIKSLDIISLQCPNPKLKKALNQISTDIKTGINLSDSMKKHPDCFDALYISMVQAGEAGGVLDDVLHRLAKLLEDLAKLQNQIKSALSYPIFVGCFAIAIALAMTIFIIPIFANVFKNMGVELPIITKILISFSQTLNSWGFLVIITLIIMGLLAIQQYYKTNGGKLKIDWLFLKIPLLGKLMQKSFVAKFSRTFASLIRSGVPMITSLAIVKNTSGNQVIANAIDYARKDLEKGGMLSQSLNKSGVFPQMAIQMMIIGEETGELDEMLMKIADFYEHEVEQTIKSILSILEPIMIVLLGGMVATILLAMYLPMFRMFENIG
- the bioU gene encoding (S)-8-amino-7-oxononanoate synthase BioU; this translates as MNTGITSQPLRIGVLGFGGLGQAAAKVLSGKREMLLVAVADQKGYAYSTVGLNTNFAITTYQQQGSVGYLQSHGNLSNHSIKDLIANAPGVDAYFLALPNLPNDFIPKVTQQFITAGWQGVLVDAIKRTSAVEQLLAMKKELEMAQITYMTGCGATPGLLTAAAALAAQSYAEIHKVEITFGVGIANWEAYRATIREDIAHIPGYNVEIARGMTDEEVEALLDKTNGVLTLENMEHADDVMLEIAGICPRDRVTVGGVVDTRNPKKPLSTNVKITGRTFEGRISTHTFTLGDETSMAANVCGPAFGYLKAGYQFHKKGIYGLFTAAEVMPQFVR
- a CDS encoding helix-turn-helix domain-containing protein, whose product is MNMEGLFQRTGVMRQHLLNLYQTTIALPWIPSDLLPQVFKELHTTLKMLLGAIDELHQQNEEFVQTRNLVEIERQHYQELFEYLPVGYLHTNLQGIIEDANQEAGRLLNISQKFLVGKPLISFIVQECQQYFCRELIELSKSDQVRQLFLVLKPRYVSSFDACLIVRSCFNLHSNQRNLYWLIQKSSTSRTVEMTAIDMHQEILQDRQVHKYSKRDNIPLSNTYFGYVLQGLVKLSTLSQTGTEILIGLATSGMVFGSTMTNLPLYEATAISDVELVLIYVSEMRAIPNLNQMLSPKIKQRLQQTESFLFIISHYNVEDRLSSLLEMLKLELGEPVVEGTRLLFRLTHEDIATACNSTRVTITRLLNKLQKQGKIKYDANNHIIICGPQ
- a CDS encoding DNA polymerase III subunit alpha; protein product: MSFVPLHLHSDYSLLDGASQIPELVEQAIALGMNSLALTDHGVMYGAIELIKICRSKPGFKPIIGNEMYIINGDIEKQERRARYHQVVLAKNTKGYKNLVKLTTISHLKGTQGKGIFSRPCINKDLLKEHKEGLIVTSACLAGEIPQAVLGGKLEKARKVATWYKEVFGEDFYLEIQDHGSQEDRIVNVELVKIARELDIKFIATNDSHYISCFDVEAHDALLCIQTGKLIADDKRMRYSGTEYLKSTQEMQLLFRDHLTDDVIAEAIATTTEVAEKVEVYNIMDEPKIPAPPIPTGHTPDTYTEEVAWQGLLKRLNRKSRNEVDTVYKERLEYELKMIEQMGFSSYFLVVWDYIKFARDHNIPVGPGRGSAAGSLVAYAMGITNIDPVHHGLLFERFLNPERKSMPDIDTDFCIEKRDQVISYVTEKYGVDKVAQIITFNRLTSKAVLKDVARVLDIPYGEADKMAKMIPVVRGKPTKLKVMISDETPEPEFKAKYDKEQHVRRWIDMAMRIEGTNKTFGVHAAGVVISSEPLDEIVPLQKNNDGSVITQYFMEDLESLGLLKMDFLGLRNLTLIQKTIDLIEQNRGYTIDPDDITRQERKAQKILAKGEYSTLPKDVAQAYSLLESGDLEGVFQLESSGMKQIVRDLKPSNIEDISSILALYRPGPLDAGLIPKFINRKHGRESIDYESQILQPILNETYGIMVYQEQIMKIAQDMAGYSLGQADLLRRAMGKKKVAEMQKQQEKFIDGATKNGVKKQVAEQLFADMLKFAEYCLSYETEVLTLEYGFVPIGEIVDKQMVCTVFSLNESGNVYTQPIGQWHDRGVQDLYEYCLDDGSTIRATKDHKFMTTQGEMVPIDEIFHQGWELVQVSGISKLVQQRTLPFIIVDRKL
- a CDS encoding ABC transporter ATP-binding protein yields the protein MAKVVLDDVKRKFDKVTAIENISFEVPDGEFWVLVGPSGCGKSTILRTIAGLETITSGSLYIGDRLVNNIPARSRDVAMVFQNYALYPHKTVAENIAFGLEMRQVDRKTIQSRIMSVAKALSLEHLLDRKPKQLSGGQQQRVALGRAIARQPQVFLLDEPLSNLDTQLRDDTRTELKQLHQKLKITTIYVTHDQVEAMTLADKIVVLNRGKIQQIGDPQSIYGLPANQMVATFLGNPPMNIIPATVKEDMFDVGGQLLAIPNQIAVVSAVYPGQNYHLGIRPEHIRIICQETDSQNILKEPGELWVEVKVVEPLGKEILIRVELPSCPGLINMQVERDRHLHPGEKLKICLDLNNLFVFETSDGVRIFPL
- a CDS encoding DMT family transporter; the encoded protein is MQFQIRESRSILASSLLLIAPFFLWGTAMVAMKGVIPHTTPLFMAGVRLVPAGVLILIVGAFMGRHQPKGWLAWLWIGLFAVVDGTLFQGFLAEGLARTTAGLGSVMIDSQPLAVALLSWWLFQERIGLWGWLGLALGVIGISLIGLPQEWIWHFIHSGVVTNSTNNNLFDNSLPLFASGEWLMLLAALSMALGTILIRFVSKYTDPVIATGWHMILGGIPLWGISSFLEVDQWQNILPADWVALTYATVLGSAIAYGLFFYFASTGNLTSLSSLTFLTPVFALIFGRILLGEVLTGIQWIGVMITLISIYLINQRENLPGQEDRKVETING